Proteins encoded within one genomic window of Felis catus isolate Fca126 chromosome C1, F.catus_Fca126_mat1.0, whole genome shotgun sequence:
- the TTLL4 gene encoding tubulin polyglutamylase TTLL4 isoform X3, with translation MASAGTEHYSIGLRQRNGFKQSGPSGTVPAPPPEKPSEGKAWAQAHQQVKPIWKLERKHVGTLSAGLGPGLLGVPPPPAYFFCPSTLCSSGRTAVIAGHSTCCYLHTLPDLFGGTLLYRRSGCRHKPYQQLESFCLRSSLPGKTPFSLPQKSLPVRLTANKAPSYTVSPMAQPMASSSTDPYLSLGAAGENPSGKSLASAISGKIPSPFSPSSPSSSPSSSPSSSPSSSPSSSPSSPSSSPSSPSKPTLNNNSFMRPNSTKVPLSQATEGLKPVSSPKIHLVSWHHSGGTGDCAVQPIEHKVPKSTGTVLDDAPASSTLSAPSSLDMSTTSVASPQYNRSNLTTRAEPHPCGLDGDFVSQALTKEVRFTEAVRKLTARGFEKKPRQGCRFEQSCFMNSSLQCDLLNKNRLWKPPSVGQQFPQEDAGANSRILPRARDTLELDSTVFCTKRISIHLLASHANALSHSPACGSTIDSPPLGEDKTPILPSPSQPLGVADVATRLSSIHLGQLGTEGPKEARELDSPARDIGSATHLQVDLGEAEDLEEELVDGLEDCCSHDENEEEEGDAECSSFSAVSTSESVAVISRSCAEILTKPLSNEKVVRPALIYSLFPNVPPTIYFGTRDERVEKLPWEQRKLLRWKMSTVTPNIVKQTIGRSHFKISKRNDDWLGCWGHHMKSPSFRSIREHQKLNHFPGSFQIGRKDRLWRNLSRMQSRFGKKEFSFFPQSFILPQDAKLLRKAWESSSRQKWIVKPPASARGIGIQVIHKWSQLPKRRPLLVQRYLHKPYLISGSKFDLRIYVYVTSYDPLRIYLFSDGLVRFASCKYSPSMKSLGNKFMHLTNYSVNKKNAEYQANADETACQGHKWALKALWNYLSQKGINSDAIWEKIKDVVVKTIISSEPYVTSLLKMYVRRPYSCHELFGFDIMLDENLKPWVLEVNISPSFTALCTLSQSLHSNSPLDISIKGQMIRDLLNLAGFVLPNTEDMVSSSSSSSSSSTRLLFGSVLWLSFDTCRLPAQLPQGQMSNDPRTFHCTEDEESLLSDPENS, from the exons ATGGCCTCAGCGGGAACAGAGCACTACAGCATTGGCCTCCGCCAGAGAAACGGCTTCAAGCAGAGTGGCCCCTCAGGCACAGTGCCCGCCCCGCCACCGGAGAAACCCTCCGAGGGCAAAGCCTGGGCTCAGGCCCATCAGCAGGTGAAGCCAATCTGGAAACTGGAGAGGAAGCACGTGGGGACACTTTCAGCAGGGTTGGGCCCAGGCCTCTTAGGGGTCCCACCCCCGCCAGCATACTTCTTTTGCCCCAGCACTTTATGTAGCTCAGGGCGCACGGCCGTCATCGCAGGCCACAGCACCTGCTGTTACCTGCACACCCTCCCAGACCTGTTCGGCGGCACCCTCCTGTACCGCCGCTCCGGCTGCAGGCACAAACCGTACCAGCAACTGGAGTCTTTCTGCTTGCGCTCGAGCCTGCCCGGAAAAAcacctttttctctccctcagaaGAGCCTCCCTGTCAGACTCACTGCCAACAAGGCCCCTTCTTACACAGTCTCCCCCATGGCTCAGCCCATGGCATCCTCATCTACAGATCCATACCTCTCACTGGGAGCGGCTGGGGAAAATCCTTCGGGGAAGAGCCTGGCCTCTGCCATCTCAGGGAAGATCCCCTCTccattctccccctcctccccctcctcctccccctcctcctccccctcctcctccccctcctcctccccctcctcctccccctcctccccctcctcctccccctcctccccctccaagcCCACGCTGAATAACAACTCCTTCATGCGGCCAAATAGCACTAAAGTGCCTTTATCGCAGGCCACAGAGGGCCTGAAGCCAGTATCCTCACCCAAGATCCATCTTGTCTCCTGGCATCATTCGGGGGGTACTGGAGACTGTGCAGTGCAGCCTATTGAACACAAGGTCCCCAAGAGTACCGGCACTGTCCTAGATGATGCCCCTGCCTCTAGCACCCTGTCTGCCCCCAGCTCCTTAGACATGTCCACCACCAGTGTTGCCTCTCCCCAGTATAACCGGAGTAACTTAACCACAAGAGCAGAGCCACATCCCTGTGGCCTGGATGGTGACTTTGTTTCTCAGGCTCTGACTAAGGAGGTTCGGTTCACTGAGGCCGTGAGGAAGTTGACTGCAAGAGGCTTTGAGAAGAAGCCAAGGCAAGGCTGCCGGTTTGAACAGTCTTGTTTCATGAACTCCAGCTTGCAGTGCGATCTCCTCAACAAGAACAGGCTGTGGAAACCTCCCTCAGTAGGCCAGCAGTTCCCTCAGGAGGATGCTGGAGCAAACAGCAGGATCCTCCCTAGAGCCCGGGACACGTTGGAGTTGGACAGCACAGTCTTCTGTACCAAACGCATCAGCATTCACCTCCTTGCCTCACATGCCAATGCGCTCAGCCACAGCCCTGCCTGTGGGTCTACGATCGACTCCCCACCACTGGGAGAAGACAAAACTCCCattctgccttctccctctcagccccttgGCGTAGCTGATGTGGCCACCCGTCTCTCTTCCATCCATCTGGGCCAGCTTGGGACGGAGGGGCCTAAGGAAGCCAGGGAGCTGGACTCACCTGCTAGGGACATCGG TTCAGCTACACACCTCCAGGTAGACCTGGGTGAGGCTGAAGATCTAGAAGAAGAGCTGGTAGATGGTTTGGAAGACTGCTGCAGCCATGATGAGAATGAAGAAGAGGAGG gagacGCAGAGTGCTCCTCATTCAGTGCTGTCTCCACCAGCGAGTCGGTAGCAGTGATCTCTAG GAGCTGTGCAGAGATTCTGACCAAACCCCTTTCCAATGAGAAAGTTGTCCGACCAGCTCTCATCTACAGTCTCTTTCCCAATGTGCCCCCTACCATCTATTTTGGCACCCGGGATGAGAGAG TGGAGAAACTTCCCTGGGAGCAGAGGAAGCTGCTCCGGTGGAAGATGAGCACCGTGACCCCCAACATTGTCAAGCAGACCATTGGACGGTCCCACTTCAAAATCAGCAAAA GAAACGATGACTGGCTGGGCTGCTGGGGTCATCACATGAAGTCTCCTAGTTTCCGATCCATTCGGGAGCATCAGAAG CTAAACCACTTCCCAGGTTCATTCCAGATTGGGCGAAAGGACCGACTGTGGCGGAACCTGTCTCGCATGCAGAGCCGCTTTGGCAAGAAGGAGTTCAGCTTCTTCCCCCAGTCCTTCATCCTGCCTCAGGATGCCAAGCTCCTGCGCAAAGCTTGGGAGAGCAGCAGCCGCCAAAAGTGGATTGTTAAGCCG CCAGCGTCAGCTCGAGGCATCGGCATCCAGGTCATTCACAAGTGGAGTCAGCTCCCCAAGCGAAGGCCTCTCCTGGTACAGAG GTATCTACACAAACCCTACCTCATTAGCGGCAGCAAGTTTGATCTGCGAATCTATGTTTACGTCACCTCCTACGATCCTCTGCGGATTTACCTCTTTTCAGATGGACTCGTCCGCTTCGCCAGTTGCAA GTATTCCCCTTCCATGAAGAGCCTTGGCAACAAGTTCATGCACCTGACCAACTACAGCGTCAATAAGAAGAATGCCGAGTACCAGGCCAATGCAGATGAAACGGCCTGCCAGGGCCACAAATG GGCACTAAAGGCCTTATGGAACTACCTGAGCCAGAAGGGAATCAATAGCGATGCCATCTGGGAGAAGATAAAGGATGTTGTTGTCAAAACCATCATCTC GTCAGAACCCTATGTGACCAGCCTGCTGAAGATGTACGTGCGGCGGCCCTATAGCTGCCACGAGCTCTTTGGTTTTGACATCATGCTGGATGAGAACCTCAAGCCCTGGGTCCTAGAGGTCAACATTTCCCCAAG TTTTACTGCTCTTTGTACCCTTTCCCAAAGCCTCCACTCCAACTCTCCATTGGACATCAGCATCAAAGGCCAGATGATCCGTGACCTTCTGAACCTGGCAGGCTTTGTTCTGCCCAACACAGAGGATATGGTTTCCAGCTCCAGCAGCTCTAGCAGCTCCAGCACCAG ACTcctgtttggctctgtgctgtggtTGTCATTTGACACCTGCCGTCTT CCTGCCCAGCTCCCCCAGGGACAAATGTCGAATGACCCCAGAACATTTCACTgcacagaagatgaagaaagccTATTATCTGACCCAGAAAATTCCTGA
- the TTLL4 gene encoding tubulin polyglutamylase TTLL4 isoform X1 encodes MASAGTEHYSIGLRQRNGFKQSGPSGTVPAPPPEKPSEGKAWAQAHQQVKPIWKLERKHVGTLSAGLGPGLLGVPPPPAYFFCPSTLCSSGRTAVIAGHSTCCYLHTLPDLFGGTLLYRRSGCRHKPYQQLESFCLRSSLPGKTPFSLPQKSLPVRLTANKAPSYTVSPMAQPMASSSTDPYLSLGAAGENPSGKSLASAISGKIPSPFSPSSPSSSPSSSPSSSPSSSPSSSPSSPSSSPSSPSKPTLNNNSFMRPNSTKVPLSQATEGLKPVSSPKIHLVSWHHSGGTGDCAVQPIEHKVPKSTGTVLDDAPASSTLSAPSSLDMSTTSVASPQYNRSNLTTRAEPHPCGLDGDFVSQALTKEVRFTEAVRKLTARGFEKKPRQGCRFEQSCFMNSSLQCDLLNKNRLWKPPSVGQQFPQEDAGANSRILPRARDTLELDSTVFCTKRISIHLLASHANALSHSPACGSTIDSPPLGEDKTPILPSPSQPLGVADVATRLSSIHLGQLGTEGPKEARELDSPARDIGSATHLQVDLGEAEDLEEELVDGLEDCCSHDENEEEEGDAECSSFSAVSTSESVAVISRSCAEILTKPLSNEKVVRPALIYSLFPNVPPTIYFGTRDERVEKLPWEQRKLLRWKMSTVTPNIVKQTIGRSHFKISKRNDDWLGCWGHHMKSPSFRSIREHQKLNHFPGSFQIGRKDRLWRNLSRMQSRFGKKEFSFFPQSFILPQDAKLLRKAWESSSRQKWIVKPPASARGIGIQVIHKWSQLPKRRPLLVQRYLHKPYLISGSKFDLRIYVYVTSYDPLRIYLFSDGLVRFASCKYSPSMKSLGNKFMHLTNYSVNKKNAEYQANADETACQGHKWALKALWNYLSQKGINSDAIWEKIKDVVVKTIISSEPYVTSLLKMYVRRPYSCHELFGFDIMLDENLKPWVLEVNISPSFTALCTLSQSLHSNSPLDISIKGQMIRDLLNLAGFVLPNTEDMVSSSSSSSSSSTSLPSSPRDKCRMTPEHFTAQKMKKAYYLTQKIPDQDFYASVLDVLTPDDVRILVEMEDEFSRRGQFERIFPSRISSRYLRFFEQPRYFNILTTQWEQKYHGNKLKGVDLLRSWCYKGFHTGVVSDSAPMWSLPTSLLTVPKGDVALSAFNKSETGKLGKHSFSEGSIPLSEDGTMPKPKKTQAGHSSLPRKPSSSRDSEDTSKEPSLSTQMLPLIKYSGQTLRLSASPTSQSTGDSLLAAVSP; translated from the exons ATGGCCTCAGCGGGAACAGAGCACTACAGCATTGGCCTCCGCCAGAGAAACGGCTTCAAGCAGAGTGGCCCCTCAGGCACAGTGCCCGCCCCGCCACCGGAGAAACCCTCCGAGGGCAAAGCCTGGGCTCAGGCCCATCAGCAGGTGAAGCCAATCTGGAAACTGGAGAGGAAGCACGTGGGGACACTTTCAGCAGGGTTGGGCCCAGGCCTCTTAGGGGTCCCACCCCCGCCAGCATACTTCTTTTGCCCCAGCACTTTATGTAGCTCAGGGCGCACGGCCGTCATCGCAGGCCACAGCACCTGCTGTTACCTGCACACCCTCCCAGACCTGTTCGGCGGCACCCTCCTGTACCGCCGCTCCGGCTGCAGGCACAAACCGTACCAGCAACTGGAGTCTTTCTGCTTGCGCTCGAGCCTGCCCGGAAAAAcacctttttctctccctcagaaGAGCCTCCCTGTCAGACTCACTGCCAACAAGGCCCCTTCTTACACAGTCTCCCCCATGGCTCAGCCCATGGCATCCTCATCTACAGATCCATACCTCTCACTGGGAGCGGCTGGGGAAAATCCTTCGGGGAAGAGCCTGGCCTCTGCCATCTCAGGGAAGATCCCCTCTccattctccccctcctccccctcctcctccccctcctcctccccctcctcctccccctcctcctccccctcctcctccccctcctccccctcctcctccccctcctccccctccaagcCCACGCTGAATAACAACTCCTTCATGCGGCCAAATAGCACTAAAGTGCCTTTATCGCAGGCCACAGAGGGCCTGAAGCCAGTATCCTCACCCAAGATCCATCTTGTCTCCTGGCATCATTCGGGGGGTACTGGAGACTGTGCAGTGCAGCCTATTGAACACAAGGTCCCCAAGAGTACCGGCACTGTCCTAGATGATGCCCCTGCCTCTAGCACCCTGTCTGCCCCCAGCTCCTTAGACATGTCCACCACCAGTGTTGCCTCTCCCCAGTATAACCGGAGTAACTTAACCACAAGAGCAGAGCCACATCCCTGTGGCCTGGATGGTGACTTTGTTTCTCAGGCTCTGACTAAGGAGGTTCGGTTCACTGAGGCCGTGAGGAAGTTGACTGCAAGAGGCTTTGAGAAGAAGCCAAGGCAAGGCTGCCGGTTTGAACAGTCTTGTTTCATGAACTCCAGCTTGCAGTGCGATCTCCTCAACAAGAACAGGCTGTGGAAACCTCCCTCAGTAGGCCAGCAGTTCCCTCAGGAGGATGCTGGAGCAAACAGCAGGATCCTCCCTAGAGCCCGGGACACGTTGGAGTTGGACAGCACAGTCTTCTGTACCAAACGCATCAGCATTCACCTCCTTGCCTCACATGCCAATGCGCTCAGCCACAGCCCTGCCTGTGGGTCTACGATCGACTCCCCACCACTGGGAGAAGACAAAACTCCCattctgccttctccctctcagccccttgGCGTAGCTGATGTGGCCACCCGTCTCTCTTCCATCCATCTGGGCCAGCTTGGGACGGAGGGGCCTAAGGAAGCCAGGGAGCTGGACTCACCTGCTAGGGACATCGG TTCAGCTACACACCTCCAGGTAGACCTGGGTGAGGCTGAAGATCTAGAAGAAGAGCTGGTAGATGGTTTGGAAGACTGCTGCAGCCATGATGAGAATGAAGAAGAGGAGG gagacGCAGAGTGCTCCTCATTCAGTGCTGTCTCCACCAGCGAGTCGGTAGCAGTGATCTCTAG GAGCTGTGCAGAGATTCTGACCAAACCCCTTTCCAATGAGAAAGTTGTCCGACCAGCTCTCATCTACAGTCTCTTTCCCAATGTGCCCCCTACCATCTATTTTGGCACCCGGGATGAGAGAG TGGAGAAACTTCCCTGGGAGCAGAGGAAGCTGCTCCGGTGGAAGATGAGCACCGTGACCCCCAACATTGTCAAGCAGACCATTGGACGGTCCCACTTCAAAATCAGCAAAA GAAACGATGACTGGCTGGGCTGCTGGGGTCATCACATGAAGTCTCCTAGTTTCCGATCCATTCGGGAGCATCAGAAG CTAAACCACTTCCCAGGTTCATTCCAGATTGGGCGAAAGGACCGACTGTGGCGGAACCTGTCTCGCATGCAGAGCCGCTTTGGCAAGAAGGAGTTCAGCTTCTTCCCCCAGTCCTTCATCCTGCCTCAGGATGCCAAGCTCCTGCGCAAAGCTTGGGAGAGCAGCAGCCGCCAAAAGTGGATTGTTAAGCCG CCAGCGTCAGCTCGAGGCATCGGCATCCAGGTCATTCACAAGTGGAGTCAGCTCCCCAAGCGAAGGCCTCTCCTGGTACAGAG GTATCTACACAAACCCTACCTCATTAGCGGCAGCAAGTTTGATCTGCGAATCTATGTTTACGTCACCTCCTACGATCCTCTGCGGATTTACCTCTTTTCAGATGGACTCGTCCGCTTCGCCAGTTGCAA GTATTCCCCTTCCATGAAGAGCCTTGGCAACAAGTTCATGCACCTGACCAACTACAGCGTCAATAAGAAGAATGCCGAGTACCAGGCCAATGCAGATGAAACGGCCTGCCAGGGCCACAAATG GGCACTAAAGGCCTTATGGAACTACCTGAGCCAGAAGGGAATCAATAGCGATGCCATCTGGGAGAAGATAAAGGATGTTGTTGTCAAAACCATCATCTC GTCAGAACCCTATGTGACCAGCCTGCTGAAGATGTACGTGCGGCGGCCCTATAGCTGCCACGAGCTCTTTGGTTTTGACATCATGCTGGATGAGAACCTCAAGCCCTGGGTCCTAGAGGTCAACATTTCCCCAAG TTTTACTGCTCTTTGTACCCTTTCCCAAAGCCTCCACTCCAACTCTCCATTGGACATCAGCATCAAAGGCCAGATGATCCGTGACCTTCTGAACCTGGCAGGCTTTGTTCTGCCCAACACAGAGGATATGGTTTCCAGCTCCAGCAGCTCTAGCAGCTCCAGCACCAG CCTGCCCAGCTCCCCCAGGGACAAATGTCGAATGACCCCAGAACATTTCACTgcacagaagatgaagaaagccTATTATCTGACCCAGAAAATTCCTGATCAG GACTTTTATGCGTCTGTGCTGGATGTCCTGACACCAGATGATGTTCGGATTCTGGTTGAGATGGAAGATGAGTTTTCTCGCCGCGGTCAATTTGAACGAATTTTTCCTTCTCGAATCTCCTCTCGCTATCTCCGCTTTTTTGAGCAGCCACGATATTTCAACATTCTCACCACCCAGTGGGAACAGAAGTACCATGGCAACAAGCTCAAAG GAGTAGATCTGCTTCGGAGTTGGTGCTACAAAGGGTTCCACACAGGAGTTGTCTCTGATTCTGCTCCAATG TGGTCTCTCCCAACATCACTTCTGACTGTCCCAAAGGGTGATGTGGCGCTCAGTGCTTTCAACAAATCAGAGACTGGCAAGCTGGG AAAACACAGCTTCTCTGAGGGAAGCATACCACTCTCTGAAGATGGGACCATGCCCAAGCCCAAGAAGACCCAAGCTGGCCATTCTTCTCTTCCCAGAAAACCCAGTTCTTCCAGGGACAGTGAGGATACCAGCAAAGAGCCCAGCCTCTCCACCCAGATGTTGCCTCTGATCAAGTACTCTGGGCAGACTTTGAGactctctgcttcccccacctcccagtcaACCGGTGACTCACTCCTGGCTGCTGTGAGCCCATGA
- the TTLL4 gene encoding tubulin polyglutamylase TTLL4 isoform X2 translates to MASAGTEHYSIGLRQRNGFKQSGPSGTVPAPPPEKPSEGKAWAQAHQQVKPIWKLERKHVGTLSAGLGPGLLGVPPPPAYFFCPSTLCSSGRTAVIAGHSTCCYLHTLPDLFGGTLLYRRSGCRHKPYQQLESFCLRSSLPGKTPFSLPQKSLPVRLTANKAPSYTVSPMAQPMASSSTDPYLSLGAAGENPSGKSLASAISGKIPSPFSPSSPSSSPSSSPSSSPSSSPSSSPSSPSSSPSSPSKPTLNNNSFMRPNSTKVPLSQATEGLKPVSSPKIHLVSWHHSGGTGDCAVQPIEHKVPKSTGTVLDDAPASSTLSAPSSLDMSTTSVASPQYNRSNLTTRAEPHPCGLDGDFVSQALTKEVRFTEAVRKLTARGFEKKPRQGCRFEQSCFMNSSLQCDLLNKNRLWKPPSVGQQFPQEDAGANSRILPRARDTLELDSTVFCTKRISIHLLASHANALSHSPACGSTIDSPPLGEDKTPILPSPSQPLGVADVATRLSSIHLGQLGTEGPKEARELDSPARDIGSATHLQVDLGEAEDLEEELVDGLEDCCSHDENEEEEGDAECSSFSAVSTSESVAVISRSCAEILTKPLSNEKVVRPALIYSLFPNVPPTIYFGTRDERVEKLPWEQRKLLRWKMSTVTPNIVKQTIGRSHFKISKRNDDWLGCWGHHMKSPSFRSIREHQKLNHFPGSFQIGRKDRLWRNLSRMQSRFGKKEFSFFPQSFILPQDAKLLRKAWESSSRQKWIVKPPASARGIGIQVIHKWSQLPKRRPLLVQRYLHKPYLISGSKFDLRIYVYVTSYDPLRIYLFSDGLVRFASCKYSPSMKSLGNKFMHLTNYSVNKKNAEYQANADETACQGHKWALKALWNYLSQKGINSDAIWEKIKDVVVKTIISSEPYVTSLLKMYVRRPYSCHELFGFDIMLDENLKPWVLEVNISPSLHSNSPLDISIKGQMIRDLLNLAGFVLPNTEDMVSSSSSSSSSSTSLPSSPRDKCRMTPEHFTAQKMKKAYYLTQKIPDQDFYASVLDVLTPDDVRILVEMEDEFSRRGQFERIFPSRISSRYLRFFEQPRYFNILTTQWEQKYHGNKLKGVDLLRSWCYKGFHTGVVSDSAPMWSLPTSLLTVPKGDVALSAFNKSETGKLGKHSFSEGSIPLSEDGTMPKPKKTQAGHSSLPRKPSSSRDSEDTSKEPSLSTQMLPLIKYSGQTLRLSASPTSQSTGDSLLAAVSP, encoded by the exons ATGGCCTCAGCGGGAACAGAGCACTACAGCATTGGCCTCCGCCAGAGAAACGGCTTCAAGCAGAGTGGCCCCTCAGGCACAGTGCCCGCCCCGCCACCGGAGAAACCCTCCGAGGGCAAAGCCTGGGCTCAGGCCCATCAGCAGGTGAAGCCAATCTGGAAACTGGAGAGGAAGCACGTGGGGACACTTTCAGCAGGGTTGGGCCCAGGCCTCTTAGGGGTCCCACCCCCGCCAGCATACTTCTTTTGCCCCAGCACTTTATGTAGCTCAGGGCGCACGGCCGTCATCGCAGGCCACAGCACCTGCTGTTACCTGCACACCCTCCCAGACCTGTTCGGCGGCACCCTCCTGTACCGCCGCTCCGGCTGCAGGCACAAACCGTACCAGCAACTGGAGTCTTTCTGCTTGCGCTCGAGCCTGCCCGGAAAAAcacctttttctctccctcagaaGAGCCTCCCTGTCAGACTCACTGCCAACAAGGCCCCTTCTTACACAGTCTCCCCCATGGCTCAGCCCATGGCATCCTCATCTACAGATCCATACCTCTCACTGGGAGCGGCTGGGGAAAATCCTTCGGGGAAGAGCCTGGCCTCTGCCATCTCAGGGAAGATCCCCTCTccattctccccctcctccccctcctcctccccctcctcctccccctcctcctccccctcctcctccccctcctcctccccctcctccccctcctcctccccctcctccccctccaagcCCACGCTGAATAACAACTCCTTCATGCGGCCAAATAGCACTAAAGTGCCTTTATCGCAGGCCACAGAGGGCCTGAAGCCAGTATCCTCACCCAAGATCCATCTTGTCTCCTGGCATCATTCGGGGGGTACTGGAGACTGTGCAGTGCAGCCTATTGAACACAAGGTCCCCAAGAGTACCGGCACTGTCCTAGATGATGCCCCTGCCTCTAGCACCCTGTCTGCCCCCAGCTCCTTAGACATGTCCACCACCAGTGTTGCCTCTCCCCAGTATAACCGGAGTAACTTAACCACAAGAGCAGAGCCACATCCCTGTGGCCTGGATGGTGACTTTGTTTCTCAGGCTCTGACTAAGGAGGTTCGGTTCACTGAGGCCGTGAGGAAGTTGACTGCAAGAGGCTTTGAGAAGAAGCCAAGGCAAGGCTGCCGGTTTGAACAGTCTTGTTTCATGAACTCCAGCTTGCAGTGCGATCTCCTCAACAAGAACAGGCTGTGGAAACCTCCCTCAGTAGGCCAGCAGTTCCCTCAGGAGGATGCTGGAGCAAACAGCAGGATCCTCCCTAGAGCCCGGGACACGTTGGAGTTGGACAGCACAGTCTTCTGTACCAAACGCATCAGCATTCACCTCCTTGCCTCACATGCCAATGCGCTCAGCCACAGCCCTGCCTGTGGGTCTACGATCGACTCCCCACCACTGGGAGAAGACAAAACTCCCattctgccttctccctctcagccccttgGCGTAGCTGATGTGGCCACCCGTCTCTCTTCCATCCATCTGGGCCAGCTTGGGACGGAGGGGCCTAAGGAAGCCAGGGAGCTGGACTCACCTGCTAGGGACATCGG TTCAGCTACACACCTCCAGGTAGACCTGGGTGAGGCTGAAGATCTAGAAGAAGAGCTGGTAGATGGTTTGGAAGACTGCTGCAGCCATGATGAGAATGAAGAAGAGGAGG gagacGCAGAGTGCTCCTCATTCAGTGCTGTCTCCACCAGCGAGTCGGTAGCAGTGATCTCTAG GAGCTGTGCAGAGATTCTGACCAAACCCCTTTCCAATGAGAAAGTTGTCCGACCAGCTCTCATCTACAGTCTCTTTCCCAATGTGCCCCCTACCATCTATTTTGGCACCCGGGATGAGAGAG TGGAGAAACTTCCCTGGGAGCAGAGGAAGCTGCTCCGGTGGAAGATGAGCACCGTGACCCCCAACATTGTCAAGCAGACCATTGGACGGTCCCACTTCAAAATCAGCAAAA GAAACGATGACTGGCTGGGCTGCTGGGGTCATCACATGAAGTCTCCTAGTTTCCGATCCATTCGGGAGCATCAGAAG CTAAACCACTTCCCAGGTTCATTCCAGATTGGGCGAAAGGACCGACTGTGGCGGAACCTGTCTCGCATGCAGAGCCGCTTTGGCAAGAAGGAGTTCAGCTTCTTCCCCCAGTCCTTCATCCTGCCTCAGGATGCCAAGCTCCTGCGCAAAGCTTGGGAGAGCAGCAGCCGCCAAAAGTGGATTGTTAAGCCG CCAGCGTCAGCTCGAGGCATCGGCATCCAGGTCATTCACAAGTGGAGTCAGCTCCCCAAGCGAAGGCCTCTCCTGGTACAGAG GTATCTACACAAACCCTACCTCATTAGCGGCAGCAAGTTTGATCTGCGAATCTATGTTTACGTCACCTCCTACGATCCTCTGCGGATTTACCTCTTTTCAGATGGACTCGTCCGCTTCGCCAGTTGCAA GTATTCCCCTTCCATGAAGAGCCTTGGCAACAAGTTCATGCACCTGACCAACTACAGCGTCAATAAGAAGAATGCCGAGTACCAGGCCAATGCAGATGAAACGGCCTGCCAGGGCCACAAATG GGCACTAAAGGCCTTATGGAACTACCTGAGCCAGAAGGGAATCAATAGCGATGCCATCTGGGAGAAGATAAAGGATGTTGTTGTCAAAACCATCATCTC GTCAGAACCCTATGTGACCAGCCTGCTGAAGATGTACGTGCGGCGGCCCTATAGCTGCCACGAGCTCTTTGGTTTTGACATCATGCTGGATGAGAACCTCAAGCCCTGGGTCCTAGAGGTCAACATTTCCCCAAG CCTCCACTCCAACTCTCCATTGGACATCAGCATCAAAGGCCAGATGATCCGTGACCTTCTGAACCTGGCAGGCTTTGTTCTGCCCAACACAGAGGATATGGTTTCCAGCTCCAGCAGCTCTAGCAGCTCCAGCACCAG CCTGCCCAGCTCCCCCAGGGACAAATGTCGAATGACCCCAGAACATTTCACTgcacagaagatgaagaaagccTATTATCTGACCCAGAAAATTCCTGATCAG GACTTTTATGCGTCTGTGCTGGATGTCCTGACACCAGATGATGTTCGGATTCTGGTTGAGATGGAAGATGAGTTTTCTCGCCGCGGTCAATTTGAACGAATTTTTCCTTCTCGAATCTCCTCTCGCTATCTCCGCTTTTTTGAGCAGCCACGATATTTCAACATTCTCACCACCCAGTGGGAACAGAAGTACCATGGCAACAAGCTCAAAG GAGTAGATCTGCTTCGGAGTTGGTGCTACAAAGGGTTCCACACAGGAGTTGTCTCTGATTCTGCTCCAATG TGGTCTCTCCCAACATCACTTCTGACTGTCCCAAAGGGTGATGTGGCGCTCAGTGCTTTCAACAAATCAGAGACTGGCAAGCTGGG AAAACACAGCTTCTCTGAGGGAAGCATACCACTCTCTGAAGATGGGACCATGCCCAAGCCCAAGAAGACCCAAGCTGGCCATTCTTCTCTTCCCAGAAAACCCAGTTCTTCCAGGGACAGTGAGGATACCAGCAAAGAGCCCAGCCTCTCCACCCAGATGTTGCCTCTGATCAAGTACTCTGGGCAGACTTTGAGactctctgcttcccccacctcccagtcaACCGGTGACTCACTCCTGGCTGCTGTGAGCCCATGA